The Fulvivirga maritima genome segment CTGCTCATAATTAGTAGCCGTTTGAGCGCCTCTTTGATTAGCTATGATGGCTAGTAATTTAGTATTGGTATTACTAAGGTCTAACTGCTCCACCACTTCAGTGGTATCTCTCATCTGAGGAATGGCTTTGGGAGAAACAAAACTTCCAAAGTCCAGAGTATCAAAGCCTACCTTTAACAATTGATTGAGATAATTCACCTTATCAGCAGTAGGAATGAAGGGACCTATTCCCTGCATAGCGTCTCGGGGGCATTCAATAATCTTCATAATATTACATGAGTGTTATAAACAAATTTATCATTCCCATACAAAAAAGACAAAATTGTTATTGATCGATCTTTTTAGTTATTTAAGCTGATAAAAATTCCTATTTACAATTTTTAATATTTAGTTTGGAATTTAAAACTTACTTTAATTAACATGCCGCTAAATGAATTGACAAGTCAGCTGGGTATTCACAGGGCTGCTCATTTGCTTCGCAGGGTCACTTTTGGTGCCACTAAACAGCAAATAGATGCTTTTGCCGCGCTCACACCTCAGCAGGCTGTTAATATCTTGTTCAACACCAATTTACCAGATCCTGAATTACCCCTAGACTTAAAAACAAATGCTGAGTGGGTAATTTCTGGCAACACCGATGCTAATAGCAATGATGAGGCATTAAGAGATTACTTTAAGGCCTGGTATATCGGCCAAATGTTGAGCATAGGTATTACAGATGACAACCTAAAACTGGCTTATGCAGCCCGTGAAAGGATTACTTTTTTTCTTCACACCCATTTCACCACTATGGAGGAAAAGGTGAACAGCAGCCGTGCCCTATATTTTCAGAATGCACTTTTCAGACTTTTCGCTCTTGACAAAGATGATGAATTGGTTGAGATTATTGATGAAGAAACCGGGCAATCCCAAGTAGAGACCGCTCCAAGAAATTTCAAAGAGCTCACCAAAAAGTTCTCTTTGGATAATGCCACGCTAAGATTTCTAGATGGTAACTTAAATGTGAAGGGGGCTCCTAATGAAAACTATGCGCGTGAAATGTTTGAGCTCTTCACCGTGGGCCGAGGGCTAGAGGCAGTAGTAAACGAACAGACCTCTGATGAGGTAGGTGATTACTTTACCTTTAAGGAGCAAGATGTTCAAGCTGCCGCCAGGGTGCTGACCGGATTTAAGTTTGATAACGAATTTAATACAATAGATCAATACACAGGCCTACCTCAGGGTAAAGCTAACCCCGGAAGCCACTCTACACAGGCCTCTGAAAAGGAGTTTAGCGAATATTATAATGGCGAAGTAATAGATCAGGATGCTATTTTACTAGAGAATGGTCAACCCTCTCAAGAGAGTATGATAGATGAAGTAGGGCGTATGATCGACATGATCTATGAAAACGAAGAAACTGCCAAACACATCTGCCGCAAAATATATCGCTTTTTTGTTTATTATGATATTACCGAAGAAATCAATAATACCATAATAGAAGATATGGCTCAGGTTTTTGTAAGTAATAATTACAAGTTACAACCTGTGCTGGAAGCGCTTTTTAAGAGCGAATATTTCTATGAGGCATCTACAGATATTACAGATGATAAATTTGGAGGTATTATAAAATCACCATTAGATCTGGTACTTGGCTCACATCTGTTTTTTGAAACATCTATACCAGATTACACTACTGAACTTGAACAGTTTTATGAATTTATAAACGGCCAGGTTATCGCCAAGCTAGAGAATCAGGGTATGAATTTCTATGAGCCTTATGAGGTTGCGGGATATGGTGCCTACCATCAATACCCCGTATTTAACAGAAATTGGATTTCTACCAATTACCTGGCATACCGCTATCAATTCATAAGCAGACTATTTACTCCAAGTAGTGAAGATGCGCTCCCCTTAATTAACCTTCTAGATTTCGTAAAAGAGAATTTTTCATCAGAAGGTGAAGACGCGAAGCAACTGATCATAAGCATGGCTCCCTATTTATTGCCAGTAGCTCAAAATCTGGACTTTGATAGTGATCTTGACGGCCGCGGCATGACCAAGGAGAGACTTCGATTTTTCTTACAGACGTTCATTCAGTATAACGACTACAACACCGATGCTGATGCTCAAAACCTAATATGGCATGATCTGTATGTAAACAATAATTATGATGATGCAGGCATCTATCTAAACAGACTATTTAATAGCATGCTTCAGTCTCCGGAATATCAATTGTTTTAACTATTCTACTAACAGAATATGAAAAGAAGAAATTTTTTAAAAAGTGTACCATTAGCTGCCGGAGGCGCATTTGCCATTAATAGCATTCCTATGCACGTTCTGGCAAAAGAAAACAGAATACTGAGAGCCGCTGAGCTTAATGACAATGATCGGGTATTAGTAATTATACAGCTTCATGGTGGTAATGATGGATTAAACTCTGTAATACCGGTGAATCAATATGATCTGTATTACAACCTGAGACCAAACATAGCTATTCCGGCAAAAAATAGCGCCAGAAGATATATCCCATTAGACTCTACTTTTTCTGATGAATCAAAACTAGTAGGTCTGCACCCAGACATGACAGGTATTAAGAGCATGTATGACACAGGGAAAATCAATATTGTCCAAGGTGTTTCCTATCCCAAAAACAATGGTTCTCATTTTAGAGGAAGAGACATCTGGTTAATGGGAGCTGGTTTTGACAGGTATGAAGATTCAGGATGGGTTGGTAGATATTTATCCAAGCAATATGCTCCTGAGCAGTACCCTGACGATTTCCCTAATGCCAATATGCCAGACCCTCTAGCTATTGAATTAGGTAGTGACGTATCTTTGCTTTTTCACCAGAAGGGAAACATACCTACCTCTGTTTCATTACCCAATAACCCAGAGGCTTTTGTAGAAGTTCTTAATGGACTGGTTGGGTTTGATGATGTAGAACTGGATCCGAGAGGCCTCCCTCCTGCTTATTTGCAGAACTCTCCTTATTATAAAGAAATGGAGTGGATATTGGGGCTGGAAGATAAAACAGAACAGTACGCAGAGCGACTTCTCAATGTATACAATAACGCCCCTGCAACCAGTGTTCCTTACCCAGAGACCTATCCTTTTAGTGCCCCTAAAAGCTACCAAAGAAACGGCCTTTCTGGTCAATTACAAGTGGTAAGCAGACTTATCTCAGGTGGAGCTAAAACCAAAGTTTACATGGTAAAAATCGGTGGCTTTGACACCCATGCAGACCAAGTAGAAAGTCATGATTCTACTATGGGATTGCACGCTGCACTCATGTACCATATCAGCTCCGCTATGCAAGCATTCCAGGCAGACCTAAGGGCCAGAGGCATAGAAGACCGGGTAGTGACTATGACCATTTCTGAATTTGGAAGAAGAATAAAATCTAATGGAAGTTATGGTACCGATCATGGTAAAGGCGGACCGATGTTCTTATTCGGAAAGTATGTAAAAGGAGGTGTAACTGGCACCAACATGGACCTTACTGGTGGCCCCGCCAATGTAGACATGCAATATGACTACAGACAAATCTATGCTAACCTGCTCCATGATTGGTTAAAGGTACCTAAAGATCAGCTGGGAGGCCTTAACGATGGTATAGTTATGGGTAATGACACTGACACTAACTTCTATGATGGCCCCAAAGAAGATGGTGATGGCTTCTATGAACCACTCAACCTTTTTGATGAGACTATAACCGGAACTGAAGGCTTTTTCAATGAGCGATTTGCTTTGCGCAATGCTTACCCTAACCCTGCAAAAGGCCAAACCACTATGTCATTTTACATTAACAGTGAAGTGATGGTTAATCTTAAAATTATAGACATCAAAGGCAAAACGGTTAAGACTATCATGCAGGAGCAAAAAAGTCCGGGAGAACATGAGGTAAATGTGAATCTTGCAGACATAGAACCTGGTATGTATTTCTATCAGATAGATGCAGGTTTACTACAAGAAACCAAAAAACTCATTATTCAATAAAATCGATTTTTATAACACAACTTCTACCAAACCATAAATAATGAAGTACCTATTAGCAGTCTTGGTATGCATGCTGATGCTGATGAGCCACAGCTTCACATACGGTCAAAAAAAAGAACCGTATGTATTCTGGCTACCAGACAAAAAGACCGCAACCAAACGATAAATTTATGAACACCCAATGGTGGTTAGGCTTCCGTGCAGGAGCCAACATAAGTGAGGTAAGCCCTACCACCTCCTATAGTGCTTTTAGTCCAATTAATTATAATGCCTCCAGAACTGAAAAGGAGTATAACACGCTGGGTATGGATCAGCTAAGTGGCCAGGCAGGTATAGAGATCACCTTATATCATAAAGGTTTTTCTTTCAGTTTGCAGCCTAATTACCGCAGGCAGCGCTACTCCTACTCCAACCTATACCAATGGAATGGAGCCAATGGCAACAGCCTTACCATACAATATGACCAGGAGAACCTATTGGATTATATTGAATTTCCTTTATTCATTAAATATGATCTCACTAGAGAGAACATCAGGCCATTTATTCAATTTGGAGGGTATTGTGGCACCCTGGTTGGGGCCAACAAACACCTTAAGACCTCAGGTATAGATAATGCCTCAGGTGGTGCCGGCCCTTTTGATAATGAGGAAACCACCATTGGAGCAAAAGACACTTACATTAAATCATCAGTAGGTATTGCAGGGGGTATTGGAGTAAGTTATGACTTTTGGAACCTGAGACTGGTTTTTGATGCCACCTACCGATATGGCATGAATAATATTGCCAATGTGAAAAATCGGTATTCTGAAAATGAGCTTACTGGCATAGGCGATGCCCTTGATGATATAGAAATGAGAAACGTATCTATCAACTTTGCCTTGCTATTTCCTCTCCGATTCATAAGCAAAAATTATGATTCGTTTAACTAATTGTCTATTAAGGATTTTAATAATACCAATGAAAAACATATACCATCTTCTTTTACTCGCATGTATATCTTTTGCTATAAGCAGTTGTGATATAGGAGATAATGAAGCTGACCCGGCCTCTTCTTTCTTGAAGATCTATGATCACAATGACTATGAAGCCTCATACATACCTATCGATATTAAGCAAACTAGTGATGGCGGGTACCTCATACTGGCTGCCACCCAAAAAGACAGCTACTTTGCCGGTGTAAGGCTAATGAAGGTAGACGAGCAGGGAGAGTTTGAGCAAGAACAAGATTTAAGCGATGAATATGTTCACCCTGTAGGTGAATTAATGAAAATCAATGGCAATTTCTACTTCATGGCTATGCGCGAGTCTGATTTAAGAGCTTTCATTTTTATGGTAGACAATACAGGTACTTTAGCCGATCCTATTGAAACGCAGTTTACCTCGCCATTGGCTACTTCTGCCACCACAGAAGGCAACATCCTGCTTTTAAGCTATAGTAATAGTGATTTATTGACCGTATGCTCAGAGTTATCAGTTGCGGGAGCTGTATCCCGGTCCGCTTCGTTTACTATTGGCGCCGGCACTTCAGAAGATGGTGAGCCTGCAAGAACTATTCTGGATGGCTTTAAAACTACAGGCCCTAAGCCCCCTTATGCCATCGGAAAAATGAATAACCAGACCTATTACTTCAATGGATTTTATAATTATACCCTCTCACTGGTTTTCACCAGTTTAAATGAAGATGATGATGTTCAAGGTGTGTTGCAGGGAGTTCACAGAGAATCGGCCATAAGCTCAGTAATACAATTGGCTAATAATACCATCTCTCTAAGCCGTTATAACTCAGGAGACAATTATGTGGTACCCAGAACAGAATTAGAGTCATTAAGCATTAGATCTGTTGATGACCTAGAAGGAAATACCTTTCCAGAACTAGTAAGCAATGCCCCGGTTATGGTAAAATCCATTTCAATTAACGGAACAGAGACCGCTCTATTTGCCAGTAATACTAAAAATGGACAGATAGTGCTACTCGCTTTCGAGGCCAGTAGTGGAACACTGGTAGGCACTAAATACTTAGGCTTTGGAAACACCTATGAAGTCGCTGGATTTTCAAAAACAGAAGATGAAGGACTTGTAGTACTAGGCCGTTCTTATTTAACAGGAAGGTTTGCCCGAATCTGCGTTTTTAAATTGAGTGATGAAGAACTTAAGGAGTTGGTAGATTAGGAAAAAGGGAGATAAGCTTCCATAAGCCCGGTCTTTGCTTCGAGTTGCCTACCAATTACATTATAAGCAAATAGCATATAAAATATCAAAACAGTTAAGATGTGATAAATTATGAATCAGCACCGATCGTCTACACTTCGACGCGGCTCAGTGTGACTCGCCTTGAGTTTCATCTTACTGTACCGTCGTGCGATGAAATAGGATTGAAAAACAGGCTTTTCTCAAGTCCTTAGTGGCAGTTCATGACTATGAAATGCTTCAGTGAGCGGAAGACCTCACAGCAAGAAAGAGTTTTTTGTTACTTTTTTGATCGATTGTAAAAAAGTAAAGAGCCTAAGCGATGGAACACAGAGACTAGATAATCCAAAGTGACTGGTATTTGAAAAATCTAACTTAATAGAATAGATTGATGTATACCTTCAAACCAATGATTTGTCATTCTGCTTGGTACGATTGAAACAAATGTTAGGTCTCAGCATGACCTCTAGTCAAATAAGTCAATATGATTCAAAGAGTTTAACTTTTTGTTTGCATAAAAACCGCAGAAAAAAAAGCCCCGCAAGAATAATTCTTGCGGGGCTTTTTTGTGATGTAAAATCTTACATACTGATATCAATATCTATATTTCTATGAAAATCGGTCTGCATATCATCATAAGGTAGAATTACCTTTAAAACGCCATCTTCATAATTAGCATTTATCCCCATCTTGTCTATATGAGGTTCTAAAGTATGTGACAGTACCACGTGAGGTACTACAAACTCCTGCTGACTGGCGTCAAAGACTACGTTATGATATATGATAAGATTGCCATTGATAACTTCTACTCTAAGTTCTTCAGGACTAACTCCTGGAACTCTTGAATTAATCTGTTTATAATTATCTGATTTCTTTATTTGTACCTGGGGAGATATGCTGCCTCCGTTGAAGGTATTCATAATATCCGCGCTCTGCAAAACTTTTCTCACCCAGTTCATATCATGATCATATTTCATAATGTCCTCCATTGTTTTGCTGTTTAAACAACAAGAGTTATACCAATGGAATATTAAAGACATTATGTCTACATCGCTGACACATTGTCAAAATTCAAAATCTTAGAAAAGCTCTTTGGCTATTTCATAAACAGAGTTTGATTTGCCCATAGAATAGTAATGTAAAACAGGCACGCCAAAATCAACCAGCTCTTTTGACTGCTGAATAGTCCATTCTATACCTACTTGCTTCACTTCTTCATTGGTCTTGCATTTGTCCACCGCATCAGCCAGCTCTTCTGGTAGGTCTATGTAAAAAATCCTTGGCAGCACATTAAGCTGACGCTTAGTGGTAAGTGGCTTCAGGCCTGGAATAATAGGCACATTGATTCCAGCTTCTCTACACTGCTTCACAAACTCAAAGAATTTATTATTATCAAAAAACATTTGAGTTACAATATAATCTGCTCCTAAATCTACCTTCATTTTAAGGTATTTAAGGTCTACTTTAAGATTTGGGGCCGCAAAGTGCTTTTCAGGATAGCCCGCTACACCTATACAGAAATCAGTGTGATTGGCATTTAAAAGTTCATCATCCTGATACTGGCCATTATTCATTTTAACTACTTGCTCAATGAGTTCCGAAGCATACTTATGTCCACCTCTTTCAGCTACAAACATAGATTCCGTTTTGATAGCATCCCCTTGAAGTAAAAGAACATTATCGATACCCAGGAAATCCAAATCTATAAGTGCGTTTTCGGTCTCTTCCTTAGTAAAGCCGCCACAAATAATATGCGGTACTGTATCTACATTATACTTGTTTTTAATGGCCGCACAAATACCTACAGTCCCTGGTCTCTTTCTGATTGATTTCTTCTCAAGCAAACCATTTTCATGCTTCTTATACACAAACTCCTCTCTGTGGTAGGTTACATCTATAAAGGGAGGATTAAACTCCATTAAAGGATCTATGTGCTTATATAATTTGTGAATGTTTTCCCCTTTTAGAGGCGGCAATATCTCAAATGAGAACAGTGTCTTTTTAGCATTAGCAATATGCTCTGTAATCTTCATGATTTATAAATTTGTATGTCACCTTAAATGACATTATTTTCTAATTGTTAGTAAGCTAAGTTAGGTCCGAGCCATTTTTCTACCAGCTCTACAGACATATCTTTCCTATTGGCATAATCTACCACCTGATCTTTCTCCACCTTTCCTAAGCCGAAATAACGTGAGTTAGGATGTGAAAAATAAAAACCACTCACTGATGATGCCGGATACATAGCATTAGATTCTGTAAGGAATATACCGGTATGTTTTTCAACATCCAAAAGCTCAAATAATAATGGTTTCTCTGTATGGTCAGGACAAGCCGGATATCCTGGCGCAGGCCTTATCCCCTGGTATTTCTCTCGGATCAGATCTTCATTATTCAGTTCTTCATTGGCAGAATAACCCCACAGCTCTGTTCTAACTTTATAGTGCATAAGCTCAGCCATGGCTTCAGCCAGTCTATCAGCCAGAGCTTTAACCATAATTTCATTATAGTCATCGTGGTTGGCCTTATGTTTTTCTATAAGCTTTTCTATACCCACACCAGCTGTTACAGCAAACATGCCCATATAGTCCTCAATGCCCGTTTCTTGGGGTGCAATATAATCGGCAAGAGACAAGTTAGGTATCTTCTGACCTTTCTTACCCTGCTGCCTTAAAAAATGAAAGCGTTCTGTTTTTCCATCGGGAGTTATAATATCTACATCATCACCATCGGCTTTCGCTTCAAAAAGACCAATAATGGCATTAGCCGTTAATTGCTTTTCCGCTATAATTTCATCTAACATAGCATTTGCATCGGCATATAGCTTCTTGGCCTCTTCCCCGATCACCTTATCTTCAAAAATCTTCGGGAATTTACCTTTGAGCATCCAGGTTTGGAAAAATGGTGTCCAGTCTATGAACGCTCTAACTTCTTCTAATGGATACTCTTTATATACCTTAACCCCTAAGGAATTAGGCTTTGGTGGCTGATAACCCTCCCAGGTAATCTTTGCTTTATTTTCTCTGGCCTGCTGTAGAGGTATGTAATTCTTCTCCGTTTTTCTGGTAGAATGTCCCTCGCGCAGGTCATTATATTCATTCTTTATTTTAGTATGAAAAGCATCTTTGGTGTTTTTACCAATGAGCTCCCCTACTACAGGCACACTTCTGGAAGCATCAAGCACATGCACCACAGCTCCACTGTAAGCAGGATCTATTTTTACGGCAGTATGTATTCTGCTGGTAGTGGCTCCCCCGATAATCAGCGGCACTTGAAAATTTTGCTTCTGCATCTCTTCTGCTACGCCCACCATTTCATCTAACGAAGGGGTAATCAACCCACTCAGACCAATAACATCTACATTATTCTTTTTGGCTTCTGCCAGGATCTTTTCTGTAGGCACCATAACCCCTAAGTCTATAATTTCATAGTTATTACAGGCCAATACCACTCCTACTATATTCTTTCCAATATCATGGACATCTCCTTTTACGGTGGCCAGCAAAATCTTAGGCGCATTTTCTACCGACTTATTCTTTCTCTTCTCCTCTTCCATAAAGGGCTCCAGATAAGCCACGGCCTTCTTCATAACCCGTGCACTCTTCACCACCTGAGGCAAGAACATTTTACCCTCTCCAAAAAGATCTCCTACCACGTTCATTCCGGCCATTAACGGACCCTCAATCACTAATAAAGGATGACCTAGTTTAGCTCTGGCTTCTTCAGTATCTTCATCGATATGGTCTATTATTCCTTTAACTAAAGCATGAGAAAGCCGCTCTTCTACCGTGCCTTTTCTCCAAGCATCATCTTTTACTCTAAGCTTAGCCGTTCCTTTTACTGTCTCGGCAAAATCAAGCAGTCTTTCTGTGGCGTCTTCTCTCCTATCTAGCAACACATCCTCAACATGCTCCAGCAGATCTTTAGGAATTTCATCATAGACCTCCAGCATAGTTGGGTTTACTATGCCCATATTCATACCGTTTTTAATGGCATGATATAGAAAAGCCGAATGCATGGCTTCCCTTACCGTGTTATTACCTCTAAATGAGAAAGATACGTTACTCACCCCACCACTCACATTAGCTCCAGGAAGGTTTTCTCTGATCCATTTGGTAGCCTTAAAGAAGTCGATAGCATTTTTTCTATGCTCGTCCATACCCGTAGCTACCGGGAAAATGTTAGGATCGAAAATGATATCCTGAGGCGGAAAATTGATCTTATCAACTAATATCCGATAGGACCTTTCACATATGGAGATCCTTCTTTCATAGTTATCTGCCTGCCCATTTTCATCAAAAGCCATGACTACTACCGCAGCTCCATACATCTTTATTTTGCGGGCATGCTCTAAAAACTCCTCTTCTCCATTTTTAAGACTGATAGAATTCACCACTCCTTTACCCTGAACACATCGCAGGCCAGCTTCTATAATGGGCCATTTAGATGAATCCACCATTATAGGGATCTTAGATATCTCCGGCTCTGAAGCTATCAGGTTAAGAAACTTCACCATGGCCTGCTCACCATCCAGCATCCCTTCATCCATATTCACATCAAGTATCTGCGCTCCGCCTTCTACCTGATCTCGTGCAATGGATAATGCCTCTTCAAAATTCTCCTCTTGTATAAGTCTGAGAAACTTCCTTGATCCCGTAACATTAGTTCGCTCTCCTATATTTACAAAATTAGATTCAGGAGTAATCACTAATGGCTCCAGCCCGCTCAGTCTTAAATATGGTATCTTCTTCTTACTCATTCATTTGGCATAAAAAAAGCTCTTCTGACAAGTCAGAAGAGCTTATATTTTTATTTTTTGTAAAAGCCTAATCTAACTTATCTTCCTCCTTTTCTGGAGATGGATTTAGCACCTTTACCTATATTTCAGGATGGTTGCTAAGGCTTCAACGGGCCATTTCCCTCAGCCTTTCTTGATAAGAGCATTCAAATATTAATATTACAAATCTAGCATAAATTTTTAAACAACAAGAATTTATTTTTCTTCGTAATTCCACATAGGTATTTTTCCTATATTTGGCCCGACCTATCACCTATGAATCGCATGAGATTCAGACCAATACTTGTTTATTCATTGAATTAAAATTTATGAAAATCTGGAAGAAATTATCTCCTGAAGAGATAAGAAAGAAGGTATTTAGTGCACTTGGGGAAAATGTAAATTATTATGAATCGAACATTTTAGGGATTCCTGCCTCCCACTTAGATAACAAGGTGTTTTATCAGGATGCTCCTTTCTTGAGCAATGCCCCTTATTTGTCTACGCTTATTCATAACCCTAACCACATCGGTTGTCATACTTTAGGAAAATCAGAGAGCTTTTTCCAAGGTACACAGCAAATAGAAAAAGAGCTTATAAGAATATGCTCTGAAGAAATATTAAAAGGAGAACCCGATGAGTTTGATGGCTATGTAGCCTCTGGTGGCACCGAAGCCAATATGCAGGCCGTTTGGGTTTACAGAAATTATTTCAAAGAAGCATATGGATGCTCTAATGAGGAGATATGCATTATTACTTCTGAAGACAGTCATTACTCCATGAGCAAGGCCGCTAATGTATTTGCATTACCTATTGCCTATGTGAAAGTAGATGAGGATAGAAAACCCACAGCAGAACACCTTTCTACCATTATTGAAGAGCAGCAAGGTCAAGGTAGAAAATACTTCATTGTCATCGCCAATATGATGACTACCATGTTTGGTTCTGTAGACCATATAGATACTTATGCGTCAGTACTAAAACAACATGACTGCACCTACAAAATACATGTAGATGGTGCTTATGGAGGCTTTTTCTATCCTTTTGCAGATGAAAGCAATCCTTTGAATTTTGCTAATGCAGAAGTGTCATCAGTAACGCTGGATGCTCACAAAATGCTGCAGGCACCATACGGAACGGGTATATTTTTAATAAGAAAAGGCCTTATTAAATATGCCAATACTAAAGAAGCGAAATACATTGAAGGCGAAGACTTTACACTTATCGGTAGCCGAAGCGGTGCTAACGCTATTGCTGTATGGATGATACTTATGACCTATGGACCATACGGATGGAGAGAGAAAATTCTAGTACTTTTAAACCGTGCCGATTGGCTTTGTGCTGAGTTAGATGCCAGAAGCATCTCCTATTATAGAGAGAATGGTTCTAATATTGTAACCATTAAAGCTGATGATATTTCAAACGAAGTAGCCAAAAAGTATGGCCTTGTCCCTGATAATCATAATGACCCTAAATGGTTCAAAATAGTGATTATGGAACATGTAACTATAGAGAAACTAGAACCCTTTATTCAGGAAATTTAACATAATGGACCAGGCATCATTACAGTACCCAATTGGTAAGTTTAACGAATCAGCACCAAAACAAGGAGCTGAAATCTCTGGCTGGATACAGCAGATAGAGATGCTACCTGAAAAGCTGAAACAAGCTGTAGAAGGTCTTAATGATGCTCAACTGGATACACCCTACAGGCCTGGTGGCTGGACACTCAGACAAGTAGTTCACCATATTGGTGACAGCCACCTGAACAGTTATATTAGATTTAAATGGACTTTGACTGAGGACGAACCTATTATAAAAGCCTATAACGAAAAAGCCTGGGCTGAGCTTTTTGATAGCGAGGAAGGACCAATAGAATTGACTTTAAATTTTATAGAAGCACTACATAAAAAATGGGTATATTTACTCCGTGGTTTAAAGGAAGATGAACTGAATAAATTCTTCGTTCACCCTGATAACAATAATAAAGTAACGCTTAAATTAGCCATAGGAATGTATGCCTGGCATGGCAATCACCACTTGGCACATATCTCCAACCTCACTACAAGTAAAGGCTGGAAGTAACAGTAAATAAGTTGCTGAATTACAATCAATTAAGAAAGTCAATTAGTTTTAATATTAAAGAGGCTTCCGGGATGAAATATACCTGGAAGCCTTTTTTTTACTATTTCAATATCAGTGTAGAGTAAGGAGCTATTGGCGCACCTTCATCCCAAGTAGCAGAAGAGAAATACAAAGACTTATCTCCTAATATTTCACTATCCAATTCCTGAGCTTCAGCAGA includes the following:
- a CDS encoding DUF1800 domain-containing protein — encoded protein: MPLNELTSQLGIHRAAHLLRRVTFGATKQQIDAFAALTPQQAVNILFNTNLPDPELPLDLKTNAEWVISGNTDANSNDEALRDYFKAWYIGQMLSIGITDDNLKLAYAARERITFFLHTHFTTMEEKVNSSRALYFQNALFRLFALDKDDELVEIIDEETGQSQVETAPRNFKELTKKFSLDNATLRFLDGNLNVKGAPNENYAREMFELFTVGRGLEAVVNEQTSDEVGDYFTFKEQDVQAAARVLTGFKFDNEFNTIDQYTGLPQGKANPGSHSTQASEKEFSEYYNGEVIDQDAILLENGQPSQESMIDEVGRMIDMIYENEETAKHICRKIYRFFVYYDITEEINNTIIEDMAQVFVSNNYKLQPVLEALFKSEYFYEASTDITDDKFGGIIKSPLDLVLGSHLFFETSIPDYTTELEQFYEFINGQVIAKLENQGMNFYEPYEVAGYGAYHQYPVFNRNWISTNYLAYRYQFISRLFTPSSEDALPLINLLDFVKENFSSEGEDAKQLIISMAPYLLPVAQNLDFDSDLDGRGMTKERLRFFLQTFIQYNDYNTDADAQNLIWHDLYVNNNYDDAGIYLNRLFNSMLQSPEYQLF
- a CDS encoding DUF1501 domain-containing protein, with protein sequence MKRRNFLKSVPLAAGGAFAINSIPMHVLAKENRILRAAELNDNDRVLVIIQLHGGNDGLNSVIPVNQYDLYYNLRPNIAIPAKNSARRYIPLDSTFSDESKLVGLHPDMTGIKSMYDTGKINIVQGVSYPKNNGSHFRGRDIWLMGAGFDRYEDSGWVGRYLSKQYAPEQYPDDFPNANMPDPLAIELGSDVSLLFHQKGNIPTSVSLPNNPEAFVEVLNGLVGFDDVELDPRGLPPAYLQNSPYYKEMEWILGLEDKTEQYAERLLNVYNNAPATSVPYPETYPFSAPKSYQRNGLSGQLQVVSRLISGGAKTKVYMVKIGGFDTHADQVESHDSTMGLHAALMYHISSAMQAFQADLRARGIEDRVVTMTISEFGRRIKSNGSYGTDHGKGGPMFLFGKYVKGGVTGTNMDLTGGPANVDMQYDYRQIYANLLHDWLKVPKDQLGGLNDGIVMGNDTDTNFYDGPKEDGDGFYEPLNLFDETITGTEGFFNERFALRNAYPNPAKGQTTMSFYINSEVMVNLKIIDIKGKTVKTIMQEQKSPGEHEVNVNLADIEPGMYFYQIDAGLLQETKKLIIQ
- a CDS encoding PorT family protein, whose translation is MYSGYQTKRPQPNDKFMNTQWWLGFRAGANISEVSPTTSYSAFSPINYNASRTEKEYNTLGMDQLSGQAGIEITLYHKGFSFSLQPNYRRQRYSYSNLYQWNGANGNSLTIQYDQENLLDYIEFPLFIKYDLTRENIRPFIQFGGYCGTLVGANKHLKTSGIDNASGGAGPFDNEETTIGAKDTYIKSSVGIAGGIGVSYDFWNLRLVFDATYRYGMNNIANVKNRYSENELTGIGDALDDIEMRNVSINFALLFPLRFISKNYDSFN
- a CDS encoding Hsp20/alpha crystallin family protein, translating into MEDIMKYDHDMNWVRKVLQSADIMNTFNGGSISPQVQIKKSDNYKQINSRVPGVSPEELRVEVINGNLIIYHNVVFDASQQEFVVPHVVLSHTLEPHIDKMGINANYEDGVLKVILPYDDMQTDFHRNIDIDISM
- the metF gene encoding methylenetetrahydrofolate reductase [NAD(P)H]; its protein translation is MKITEHIANAKKTLFSFEILPPLKGENIHKLYKHIDPLMEFNPPFIDVTYHREEFVYKKHENGLLEKKSIRKRPGTVGICAAIKNKYNVDTVPHIICGGFTKEETENALIDLDFLGIDNVLLLQGDAIKTESMFVAERGGHKYASELIEQVVKMNNGQYQDDELLNANHTDFCIGVAGYPEKHFAAPNLKVDLKYLKMKVDLGADYIVTQMFFDNNKFFEFVKQCREAGINVPIIPGLKPLTTKRQLNVLPRIFYIDLPEELADAVDKCKTNEEVKQVGIEWTIQQSKELVDFGVPVLHYYSMGKSNSVYEIAKELF